In Rhodanobacter humi, the following are encoded in one genomic region:
- a CDS encoding isovaleryl-CoA dehydrogenase codes for MRPFPLGEEIDLLRDTVHAFAEKEIAPRATQIDHDNVFPADLWKKFGDLGLLGMTVPTEYGGTGMGYLAHMVAMEEISRASGSVGLSYGAHSNLCVNNIFHNGNEAQRRKYIPKLCSGEYVGALAMSEPGAGSDVVGSMSCKAELRGDTWVANGTKMWITNGPDADVLLVYMRTAPRAAGSRCMTAFIVEKGMQGFSTAQKLDKLGMRGSNTCELVFDNCAIPAENVVGEVNEGVRVLMSGLDTERLVLSGGPIGLMQAALDLTLPYVRERKQFNAPIGTFGMMQAKVADMYTALQSSRGFAYMVAQQFDTGVKSRVDPAACLLNASTNAVQVALEAIQSLGGNGYINEFPAGRLLRDAKLYEIGAGTNEIRRMLIGRELFHGKA; via the coding sequence ATGCGCCCGTTCCCGCTCGGTGAAGAGATCGACCTGCTGCGCGACACCGTGCACGCCTTCGCCGAGAAGGAGATCGCGCCGCGCGCCACCCAGATCGACCACGACAACGTGTTCCCGGCCGACCTGTGGAAGAAGTTCGGCGACCTGGGCCTGCTCGGCATGACCGTCCCCACCGAGTACGGCGGCACCGGCATGGGCTACCTCGCGCACATGGTGGCGATGGAGGAAATCTCGCGCGCGTCCGGCTCGGTGGGCCTGTCCTACGGCGCGCACTCCAATCTGTGCGTCAACAACATCTTCCACAACGGCAACGAGGCGCAGCGCCGGAAGTACATCCCCAAGCTGTGCTCGGGCGAGTACGTGGGCGCGCTGGCGATGAGCGAGCCGGGCGCGGGTTCGGACGTCGTCGGCTCGATGAGCTGCAAGGCCGAGCTGCGTGGCGACACGTGGGTGGCCAACGGCACCAAGATGTGGATCACCAACGGCCCCGACGCCGACGTGCTGCTGGTCTACATGCGCACCGCGCCGCGCGCCGCCGGCAGCCGCTGCATGACCGCCTTCATCGTCGAGAAGGGCATGCAGGGTTTCTCCACCGCGCAGAAGCTGGACAAGCTCGGCATGCGCGGCTCCAACACCTGCGAGCTGGTATTCGACAACTGCGCGATCCCCGCCGAGAACGTCGTGGGCGAGGTCAACGAGGGCGTGCGCGTCTTGATGAGCGGCCTGGACACCGAGCGCCTGGTGCTGTCCGGCGGCCCGATCGGCCTGATGCAGGCGGCGCTGGACCTCACCCTGCCCTACGTGCGCGAGCGCAAGCAGTTCAACGCGCCGATCGGCACCTTCGGCATGATGCAGGCCAAGGTGGCCGACATGTACACCGCGCTGCAGTCCTCGCGCGGCTTCGCCTACATGGTGGCGCAGCAGTTCGACACCGGCGTGAAGTCGCGCGTCGACCCCGCCGCCTGCCTGCTCAACGCCTCGACCAACGCGGTGCAGGTGGCGCTGGAGGCGATCCAGTCGCTGGGCGGCAACGGCTACATCAACGAATTCCCCGCCGGCCGCCTGCTGCGCGACGCCAAGCTCTACGAGATCGGCGCCGGCACGAACGAGATCCGCCGCATGCTGATCGGCCGCGAGCTGTTCCACGGCAAGGCGTGA
- a CDS encoding GNAT family N-acetyltransferase — protein sequence MIDIPVIETARLRLTALTERHFDDYAAMLADPASTRWIGDGQPLDRTNAWRSLAMLLGHWQLRGCGMWALELKGSGEFVGRAGLMHPEGWPDLELGWMLKPEHRHHGYATEAGMAVLDFAWHHLHAPRVISLVRVGNEASDRVAERLGGEHIDDMDFYGSDTHVFAYYPPHRETRRAACG from the coding sequence ATGATCGACATCCCTGTAATCGAGACGGCGCGCCTGCGCCTGACCGCGCTCACCGAGCGCCATTTCGACGACTACGCCGCGATGCTGGCCGACCCGGCCAGCACCCGCTGGATCGGTGACGGCCAGCCGCTGGACCGCACCAACGCCTGGCGTTCGCTGGCGATGCTGCTGGGCCACTGGCAGCTGCGCGGCTGCGGCATGTGGGCGCTGGAACTGAAAGGCAGCGGCGAGTTCGTGGGCCGCGCCGGCCTGATGCATCCCGAAGGCTGGCCCGACCTGGAGCTGGGCTGGATGCTCAAGCCCGAACACCGCCACCACGGTTACGCCACCGAGGCGGGCATGGCGGTGCTGGACTTCGCCTGGCATCACTTGCACGCGCCGCGGGTGATCAGCCTGGTCCGCGTGGGCAACGAGGCCTCCGACCGCGTGGCCGAACGCCTGGGCGGCGAGCACATCGACGACATGGACTTCTACGGCAGCGACACCCACGTGTTCGCCTACTACCCGCCGCACCGCGAAACCCGCCGCGCCGCCTGCGGTTGA
- a CDS encoding SET domain-containing protein-lysine N-methyltransferase, with the protein MILPHYHIAASRIPGAGKGLFLDETVRAGSIITAPDAIDRTFRHAEFDAPELAKLKYASARWFEDRYTVSPDWPDECYINHSFQPNGLWHLGFVFALAELPAGSEITVDYRHLLPPGEAEDFADAATGETITGLSWTESLASSTRALATLLGGT; encoded by the coding sequence ATGATCCTGCCGCACTACCACATCGCCGCCTCGCGCATTCCCGGCGCCGGCAAGGGCCTGTTCCTCGATGAGACAGTGCGCGCGGGCAGCATCATCACCGCGCCCGACGCGATCGACCGCACGTTCCGCCACGCCGAGTTCGACGCGCCGGAGCTGGCGAAACTGAAATACGCCAGCGCGCGCTGGTTCGAGGACCGCTACACGGTGTCGCCGGACTGGCCCGACGAGTGCTACATCAACCACAGCTTCCAGCCGAACGGCCTCTGGCACCTGGGCTTCGTGTTCGCGCTGGCCGAGCTGCCCGCGGGCAGCGAGATCACGGTGGACTACCGTCACCTGCTGCCGCCCGGCGAGGCCGAGGATTTTGCGGATGCGGCCACTGGTGAGACAATCACCGGATTGTCCTGGACCGAAAGCCTTGCTTCGAGCACTCGCGCCCTCGCGACGTTGCTCGGTGGCACGTGA